A genomic stretch from Gopherus flavomarginatus isolate rGopFla2 chromosome 3, rGopFla2.mat.asm, whole genome shotgun sequence includes:
- the PRXL2C gene encoding peroxiredoxin-like 2C — MNLGGEIPGKHLLDTSLFSSSSNEVKRLLVWSVQQLRLEVDLRQKGKRDDALPQALALHLTASSAAACPSAASFRGPAATMANLPAAAITRQIGSRDRAQLSDQEAGELRDAARRLVVDGDGRRIPFGALFRDHRAIVVFVRHFLCYTCKEYVEDLAKIPKNLLQEAKVRLIVIGQSSHHHIKPFCSLTGYPHEIYVDPEREIYKILGMKKGEAATTSVQSPHVKSNLLSGSIRSMWRAMTGPAFDFQGDPAQQGGTLILGPGSKVHFVHLDKNRLDHAPISTVLLLAGVKMVNFTNKHQIIDI; from the exons GTGGAGAGATTCCTGGGAAGCATCTTTTAGACACCAGCCTCTTCAGCTCCTCCTCAAATGAAGTGAAGCGGCTGCTGGTGTGGAGTGTTCAGCAGCTGCGCTTGGAAGTGGATCTTCGCCAGAAAGGAAAGCGAGATGATGCCCTCCCACAGGCGCTGGCACTTCATCTCACAGCCTCCTCTGCCGCTGCCTGCCCTTCAGCCGCTTCTTTCCGGGGCCCGGCCGCTACCATGGCGAATCTCCCAGCAGCCGCGATCACACGGCAAATCGGCAGCCGCGATCGCGCGCAGCTCAGCGACCAGGAGGCCGGGGAGCTGCGAGACGCCGCCCGACGCCTGGTGGTGGACGGAGATGGGCGGAGGATCCCGTTCGGGGCCCTGTTCCGGGATCACAGAGCCATCGTGGTGTTCGTGCGG CATTTCTTATGTTACACCTGCAAAGAATATGTAGAAGATCTGGCAAAAATTCCTAAGAATTTGTTGCAG GAGGCAAAAGTGAGACTGATAGTTATTGGACAGTCATCTCACCATCACATTAAG CCGTTTTGTAGTTTGACGGGGTATCCCCATGAAATCTATGTCGATCCAGAGAGGGAGATTTATAAAATACTTGGCATGAAAAAAGGTGAAGCAGCCACAACATCAG TGCAGAGCCCACATGTGAAATCAAATTTGCTGTCAGGAAGTATCAGAAGTATGTGGAGAGCAATGACTGGCCCTGCTTTTGATTTTCAGGGAGATCCAGCTCAGCAGGGGGGGACTTTGATTTTAGGCCCAG gtagcaaagtccattttGTGCACCTTGATAAAAATAGGTTGGATCATGCTCCCATTAGCACAGTTTTGCTGCTTGCAGGAGTTAAAATGGTAAATTTCACAAACAAACATCAAATTATTGACATTTGA